The genome window GCTATAACAGAAAAAGGAGAACTTTATAATGTTGATGGATTAGGAAATAGAGTAGCTGCAATGATTTATGGACCTAAAAAAGTTATTGTAGTAGCTGGGATTAATAAAATAGTTAAAGATATCGATGAAGCTATTATGAGAAATAGAGAAATAGCGGCACCTGCAAATAGTAAAAGATTAGATAAAAAAACCCCTTGTAAAAAAGTTGGTTATTGTATGGATTGTAACAGTCCAGAGAGAATTTGTAACAAATATACTATTATAAAAAAAGAGTATCAAAAAGACAGAATGTATGTAATAATTGTAAACCAATATTTAGGATATTAGAGATATGAATAATTGATATATACTGGATGGGACTTCAGATAGTAATTATTAGATATAAAAATGTGACAAATGTGTGTTGACATTTTTATAAATATAGTGATAGAATTCTTATAATGATAAATTATCTTTAATCTGGTCCAGAGAGGCTAGAAAGGTATGAAAATAGGAGTGTTTTTATCTATTACTATGTTCAAGGTAAGTATGCCTTTCTGTGCCCATGCCCAGGAAGGCTTTTTTTATTGTAAAAATAAAAAAAGCCAAAGTAAAATATATGAAAAATAAAAAGATCTAGTAAAAGATATCTAGATAAACTTACTGGCGGGGTGATAAAATGAATGGAATTCTATATTTAGAAGATGGAACAGTTTATGTAGGAAAAGGATTTGGTCATGTTGGTACGTCTGTTGGAGAGCTAGTTTTTAATACAGCAATGACAGGATATCAAGAGATTCTTACAGATCCATCATATGCTGGACAAATAATAACTATGACTTATCCTCTGATAGGGAACTATGGAGTAAACAAGGTAGAAA of Gottschalkia purinilytica contains these proteins:
- a CDS encoding lactate utilization protein encodes the protein MDENIRFVFEEKIKRVIKNLEENNINGYFVEDEKDAIEKIKEIIEEGDTVSVGGSMSLFETGIIDFLRKGNYNFLDRYEEGLTSNDIKELFIKTFSSDAYLVSTNAITEKGELYNVDGLGNRVAAMIYGPKKVIVVAGINKIVKDIDEAIMRNREIAAPANSKRLDKKTPCKKVGYCMDCNSPERICNKYTIIKKEYQKDRMYVIIVNQYLGY